From a single Candidatus Bathyarchaeota archaeon genomic region:
- a CDS encoding serine protein kinase RIO, with protein MKEKRSEEYEVLEEVFDRSTLMIIYDFMNSGVIDRIYGVVKAGKEARVYWGKDKEGKGLAIKIYLTVSAEFRKGMLKYIEGDPRFRNVKHDTRSLIFAWAQKEFKNLEQALAAEVRVPKPIAVRNNVLIMEFIGKDGVSAPSMKEQPPSNPERIYKILITYLERLYRKAGLVHGDLSEYNIMIWRGLPVLFDMAQAVPISHPLANFLLNRDIANLNRFFNRLGVNTLSAEEVYRRVTGHGST; from the coding sequence ATGAAAGAGAAGCGAAGCGAGGAATACGAGGTTTTAGAGGAGGTTTTTGACCGTTCAACTCTAATGATCATATACGACTTCATGAATAGCGGGGTAATCGACCGAATTTATGGCGTCGTGAAAGCCGGCAAAGAAGCCCGAGTGTACTGGGGCAAAGATAAAGAAGGCAAAGGGCTTGCCATAAAAATTTACCTAACTGTTTCTGCGGAATTCCGTAAGGGGATGCTAAAATACATCGAAGGAGACCCGAGGTTTAGAAATGTGAAACATGACACTCGATCGCTGATTTTTGCGTGGGCTCAAAAAGAGTTCAAAAATCTTGAACAAGCGTTGGCAGCGGAAGTCAGAGTACCGAAACCTATCGCAGTCAGAAACAACGTACTTATCATGGAGTTCATCGGGAAAGATGGGGTAAGCGCACCTTCCATGAAGGAGCAACCTCCATCCAACCCGGAGAGAATTTACAAAATCCTAATAACTTACCTTGAAAGACTTTACAGGAAGGCGGGGCTTGTTCACGGAGACTTAAGCGAATACAACATCATGATCTGGAGAGGTTTACCTGTGCTTTTTGACATGGCGCAGGCCGTTCCGATTTCGCATCCACTAGCAAACTTCCTCTTGAATAGGGATATCGCTAACTTAAACAGATTTTTCAATCGTTTAGGCGTGAACACCTTGTCAGCTGAAGAAGTTTACAGGAGAGTTACAGGCCATGGCTCAACCTAG
- a CDS encoding RNA-processing protein (similar to yeast Dim2p protein that is essential for 40S ribosomal subunit; structural studies show binding to 3' end of 16S rRNA in complex with archaeal IF2 alpha) — protein MAQPSTFVRIPKERIGVLIGQGGETKKAIENMLSVTLQVESDTGGVTIILSEKAEDPSVLLRAKDVVTAIGRGFSPEHAFKLIHDEEAILDIIDLRTIFGRSESDIRRVKGRIIGMEGKTRRIIEELTDTHIAVYGHTASIIGKIENAQIAREAIQMLIQGSQHATVYKFLHKKRRELKKSMLELWEKPE, from the coding sequence ATGGCTCAACCTAGCACTTTTGTAAGGATACCTAAAGAGCGGATCGGCGTACTGATCGGGCAAGGTGGCGAAACAAAGAAAGCTATTGAAAACATGCTTTCAGTTACTCTCCAAGTAGAGAGTGACACAGGCGGCGTAACAATAATACTTTCAGAGAAGGCAGAAGACCCCTCTGTGCTTTTGAGGGCTAAAGATGTAGTGACCGCCATTGGAAGAGGTTTCTCTCCTGAACATGCGTTTAAACTCATTCACGATGAAGAAGCCATCTTAGACATAATAGACTTAAGGACAATTTTTGGAAGATCCGAATCTGACATTAGACGCGTCAAGGGACGAATTATCGGGATGGAAGGAAAAACAAGAAGGATAATAGAAGAGTTAACGGATACCCACATAGCTGTTTACGGCCACACGGCTAGCATCATTGGAAAAATCGAAAACGCCCAAATCGCAAGGGAAGCAATTCAGATGCTTATTCAAGGAAGCCAACACGCCACAGTCTACAAGTTCCTCCACAAAAAACGCAGAGAGCTCAAAAAAAGCATGCTCGAACTTTGGGAGAAACCAGAGTAA